The Thermodesulfobacteriota bacterium DNA segment ACACGCTGCGCGCCCTTCGGCGCTTTTGTCGAACTGGAACCGGGTATCGAAGGCCTGGTCCATATCAGTGAGATGAGCTATACCCGGCGGGTGGTCAAGGCCGAGGACGTGGCCAAACCCGGCGATACCGTGTCCGTAACGATAACCACTGTGGATCCCATCAACCGGCGACTGTCCCTGAGCATCCGGGAAGCCGAGGGCGATCCCTGGCTGACCATCGCCAACCGGTTAACCGCCGGGCAGATTGTCTCCGGAAAAGTCGAACGCAAGGCCGAATTCGGTTATTTTATCAATCTGGCGCCGGGTATTACCGGGCTTCTGCACCGGTCGAGAATCGAGACCGCCGCCGACCCCCAGGCCATCGACCGGCTGAAGATCGATGACCCCGTCATGGTCCGGATCGATGCCCTGGACCTTCAGGAGAGAAAGATCACGCTGGCGCCGGCCGACGGAACGGACGCGGCCGACTGGAAAACCTTTTCCGGCGGAGAAAAGGAAAAGACATCCGGCCTGGGGTCCCTGGGAGAGAAGCTTCAGGCGGCCATGAAAACCAGGAAATGATTTCTTAAATAAAAACAAACGAGGCGGCAAATGACTTCCCATAACGACACCCATCTGAAATCCATCGGCTATATCCTCTGGCTGTTCGGATTTACCGGGTCCCATCGTTTTTATTACGGCAGGCCCATCACCGGTACGATTTATTTTTGTACCTTCGGGCTGTTTCTGATCGGCTGGCTGATCGACCTGTTTCTGATCCCTTCCATGGACCGCCGGGCGGACAGGCGTTATCAGTCCGGTCCCATAGACTATAATCTGGCCTGGATCCTGCTGACCTTTCTGGGTCTGTTCGGGGTACATCGAATGTATATGGGAAAGTGGATTACCGGCATTATCTATTTTTTTACCGGCGGCCTGTTTTTGATCGGATACTTATATGATTTCTGCACCTTAAACGGTCAGGTGGATGAGGTCAACCGCACCCGGTAGGGGCCGGCGCCTTTACCCGGCTCTGATTCCCGCCGACCGGTTTATGCAATCGTTCCGGGCGATTTTCAAAAAAAGTTGTCGGCCGGAACCGGATGTGTTAATAAAAATAATTAGATATCAGGCGACGGGGGTTTTTGTTGTTAATCCAAACAGGCGAATACGCGCCGGGAGAAAGAGACATGCCGGAACAGTCTTCCTTCAAGGGATTGCGGGAAGGGGAACGCGAGATCCGCAAATCCATTATTCTGGATGCCACTGTCAACTTGTTTAAGGAAAAAGGATTTCACGCGGTTGGCATGCGGGATATCGCGGCCGTGGCCGGCATTTCCGCGGCCACGATTTACCGGTATTTTC contains these protein-coding regions:
- a CDS encoding NINE protein; protein product: MTSHNDTHLKSIGYILWLFGFTGSHRFYYGRPITGTIYFCTFGLFLIGWLIDLFLIPSMDRRADRRYQSGPIDYNLAWILLTFLGLFGVHRMYMGKWITGIIYFFTGGLFLIGYLYDFCTLNGQVDEVNRTR